A window of Belonocnema kinseyi isolate 2016_QV_RU_SX_M_011 chromosome 9, B_treatae_v1, whole genome shotgun sequence contains these coding sequences:
- the LOC117180287 gene encoding kinesin-like protein KIF20A isoform X2 encodes MDEVLSIRPITSSVEQLGLIIHDEFLKKESEKRTMNASLETVQNSLTLTSKMKVFLRLRSLTPKLNSNAEDQDEIFVVLNSRNLLTKIPIADGTSSRRSKQPNSVETQNIRKYTFSSIFTPEVSQQQLFESTKQNIVEFLSGQSSTIMSYGTTNSGKTYTLFGNNTSPGIIPNSINYIFSKIDCSLTPWYKPTYGNNVVCLDETDRILEVDAREKLISCRLINKTQSSETFMKLEESNFKEESRFSDGFFYSIWLSFIEIYNETIFDLLAVDDEGRNMQLKLVTDKSGNTCLKGLRMVSVSTSLEAFQIMLAGKSRLSVASTAMNSKSSRSHSIFTMILMKYSKESDPEEVTISSLKFCDLAGTGGLRKTSDIQRVKEARSINASLLVLGRCLKSVREGQSSRQSIGINGPFRESNLTRMFQKALSGKENITLLVNINPTPELYVETQSVLNFSSLAKKVNLESAKQLRRSTDSQLTVRSSKWDTSLLPSIPQTPVKTDKIYEKSFEDLKEQNQALLKELSTLKTSALDKEFEIREELSQFYSSMMKDLEENWRKKYQEIEVEQKDLLKWSVNQVEDFYKERIDNITNRKRRRLSSGDHGDFDRSTLETLEEENAEATSKILSQKQVIENLRKKNEELGAQKSEFLFQLAITKKELKDLKELRRMNESINIEEEDNSVNRGRESFLFEFNEYWAKTTDLEEKLKEKTDLIHYLKNQLEEKEAEIFAMRDKWQKAETRGLIASRKVEELEAKLRDIPSSSFERPSEDRIIASSNVKMPSDSSSPDSMYKISMIEAESSLIDDYETPELCLKTLVRVPTLVPFELPEDSRLSFLDSSADKSVKSGPRSSEASGKDDSGILISSGSQRSSELNKIETDDKCSQVNIVQEEDIERIRERLESLKLEYGKLKTDYSSESSKAIELEVELISVRKSIMALEENCNFSKEKEADYESRLASKNEDLKRLSADKKQIEMRYNDVFKKLKLKSKEYEMKLDELYSSLEMREENGTRASKCLDEYIEKSASLESQLADARAQLEKSNIKCATEHVPKIDRLEKELFEKTLRVRELDGKMSEVERDLVRIAELNEKVKEFEEVLERCQKEKEDLRKQSQERSEDQSSLESKLKKLMMKVQERESEVLHLQTTLEQMKNANSVNSERADALSKEISESLLRVGNIKSELMRSEEARKELEWVSKEEVGFLRSRLSTFEKHGAFLSMICKKNENNEEEVNRLKLELCEKEREINLFKKNRDATILKYESMVRQLQLDVEKTKQARKIFPARKASKEFPRSNSESRKNKIGKSEIGASSKISSTQMANSSSLESISKADESTNRSVKIAAKKESQKASRCWK; translated from the exons ATGGATGAAGTTTTGAGTATCAGACCGATCACCTCATCGGTTGAGCAATTAGGATTGATTATtcatgacgaatttttaaagaaagaatcaGAAAAAAGGACAATGAATGCCTCTCTGGAGACAGTTCAGAATTCCTTGACCCTTACAAgcaaaatgaaagtttttcttcGGCTGAGATCCTTAACCCCAAAGTTAAATTCTAATGCAGAGGATCAAGATGAAATTTTTGtcgttttaaattcaagaaaccTCCTGACGAAAATTCCAATTGCGGATGGTACTAGTAGCAGACGATCGAAACAGCCAAATAGTGTTGAGactcaaaatattagaaaatacacattttcaagtattttcacTCCAGAAGTCTCACAACAGCAACTTTTTGAG TCCACGAAACAGAATATTGTGGAGTTTCTCTCAGGTCAAAGTTCAACTATCATGAGTTACGGTACCACAAATTCAGGAAAAACGTACACTCTCTTTGGAAATAACACATCTCCGGGCATTATTCCAAACagtatcaattatattttttcaaaaattgactgCTCCCTAACACCCTGGTACAAACCCACTTATGGAAATAATGTCGTCTGCTTGGATGAGACTGACAGAATTTTAGAAGTCGATGCAAGAGAGAAGCTGATTTCGTGCAGATTGATTAATAAGACTCAAAGTTCGGAAACCTTTATGAAATTAGaggaaagcaatttcaaagaagaatctaGATTTTCTGATgggtttttttattcaatttggtTGTCCTTCATAGAAATTTATAATGAGACAATTTTTGACTTGTTGGCTGTTGATGATGAAGGGAGGAACATGCAGTTGAAACTGGTCACAGATAAAAGTGGCAATACTTGTTTAAAAGGACTCAGAATGGTTTCTGTCAGCACTAGCTTGGAGGCTTTTCAGATAATGTTGGCTGGAAAATCGAGATTGAGTGTTGCTTCCACTGCAATGAATTCTAAGAGTTCAAGGTCACATTCCATTTTCACTATGATCTTGATGAAGTATTCCAAGGAGTCTGATCCTGAAGAAGTAACT ATTAGTTCGCTCAAATTTTGTGATCTTGCTGGAACTGGAGGCCTTCGAAAAACTTCAGACATCCAGCGAGTGAAAGAAGCTCGAAGTATAAACGCCAGTCTTCTAGTTTTAGGCAGATGTTTGAAATCAGTTCGCGAAGGTCAATCATCTAGGCAGAGTATAGGTATCAATGGCCCCTTTAGAGAATCAAACTTGACCAGAATGTTCCAAAAAGCTCTTTCTGGAAAAGAAAATATCACCCTTCTAGTGAACATAAATCCCACTCCAGAACTTTACGTGGAAACCCAAAGTGTCCTAAATTTTTCATCACTTGCTAAGAAGGTAAATTTAGAATCTGCAAAACAATTGAGAAGGTCCACAGATTCCCAATTGACAGTTAGAAGTTCCAAATGGGatacttctctcctcccatcaatACCTCAAACTCCAGTGAAGACAgacaaaatttacgaaaaaagttttgaagacCTCAAAGAACAAAACCAAGCCTTGTTGAAGGAATTATCAACCCTAAAAACTTCTGCTTTggacaaagaatttgaaattcgtGAAGAACTTAGTCAATTTTATTCCTCGATGATGAAAGATTTGGAAGAGAATTGGAGGAAAAAGTATCAAGAAATAGAAGTAGAACAAAAGGATCTTTTGAAATGGTCAGTTAACCAGGTTGAAgatttttataaggagaggattGACAATATCACAAATCGAAAGCGCAGACGCTTGAGCAGTGGTGATCATGGCGATTTTGATAGATCGACTTTGGAGACTCTAGAGGAAGAAAATGCAGAAGCAACTTCCAAGATTCTTTCCCAAAAGCAAGTTATCGAAAATCTgagaaagaaaaatgaagaattaggTGCTCAGAAGAGCGAGTTTCTTTTCCAGTTGGCTATTAcaaagaaagagttaaaggatttaaaagaactAAGAAGAATGAATGAATCAATTAATATAGAAGAGGAAGACAACTCTGTCAATAGAGGAAGAGAATCTTTTCTTTTCGAGTTCAATGAATATTGGGCAAAGACAACTGACCTTGAGGAGAAACTCAAAGAGAAGACAGATCTGATCCATTATCTTAAAAATCAACTAGAAGAGAAAGAAGCAGAAATATTTGCAATGAGAGATAAGTGGCAGAAAGCAGAAACCAGAGGACTGATTGCATCCAGAAAAGTGGAAGAACTCGAAGCCAAATTGCGAGATATTCCTTCAAGTTCCTTTGAAAGACCATCAGAAGATCGAATCATTGCAAGCTCGAATGTGAAGATGCCCTCTGATTCTTCATCTCCAGATTCAATGTACAAAATTTCGATGATTGAGGCAGAAAGTTCACTCATCGATGACTATGAAACACCTGAACTTTGTTTGAAAACACTCGTCAGGGTTCCAACATTGGTTCCGTTCGAGTTGCCCGAAGACAGTAGATTAAGTTTCCTCGATTCATCTGCAGATAAATCAGTGAAAAGTGGTCCAAGGTCAAGCGAAGCAAGTGGAAAAGACGATTCTGGAATTCTGATATCTTCAGGGAGTCAAAGGTCGagtgaattgaataaaattgaaactgATGACAAATGCAGTCAAGTGAATATCGTCCAGGAAGAAGATATCGAAAGGATTAGGGAGAGACTTGAGTCTTTGAAACTGGAATATGGAAAATTAAAGACTGATTATTCCAGTGAGTCTTCCAAAGCGATAGAATTAGAAGTGGAGTTGATAAGTGTTCGGAAGTCGATAATGGCACTGGAAGAAAATTGTAACTTCAGTAAAGAGAAGGAAGCCGACTATGAAAGCAGACTAGCTTCAAAGAATGAAGATTTGAAACGTTTGAGTGCAGATAAAAAACAGATTGAGATGAGGTATAatgatgttttcaaaaaattaaagttaaagtcGAAAGAGTATGAGATGAAACTTGATGAATTGTATTCAAGTTTGGAAATGAGAGAGGAAAATGGAACTCGTGCTTCTAAGTGTCTGGATGAATATATAGAGAAATCTGCTAGTCTCGAAAGTCAGTTGGCAGATGCTCGTGCTCAATTGGAGAAATCAAATATTAAGTGTGCGACTGAGCATGTTCCTAAAATTGATAGGCTAGAGAAGGAATTGTTCGAGAAGACCTTAAGGGTTAGGGAATTGGATGGAAAGATGAGTGAAGTTGAGAGGGACCTGGTTAGAATTGCAGAACTTAATGAAAAG gtaaaagaatttgaagaagtcttggagagatgccaaaaagaaaaagaagatctAAGAAAACAGTCGCAAGAGAGATCAGAGGATCAATCATCTCTAGAAtcgaaactgaaaaaattaatgatgaaAGTTCAGGAACGTGAATCTGAAGTCTTACATTTGCAAACGACCCTTGAGCAAATGAAAAATGCAAATAGTGTCAACTCAGAAAGGGCTGATGCGTTAAGCAAGGAAATTTCCGAATCTCTTCTCAGAGTGGGAAACATTAAATCTGAGCTGATGAGATCCGAAGAAGCTCGAAAAGAATTAGAGTGGGTTTCAAAAGAGGAAGTTGGCTTCTTGCGTTCGAGATTATCGACTTTTGAAAAGCATGGGGCTTTTTTAAGCATGATTTGTAAGAAGAATGAAAATAATGAGGAGGAAGTGAATAGGTTGAAGCTTGAGTTATGTGAAAAGGAGAGAGAGAtcaatctttttaagaaaaacagaGATGCTACTATTCtcaa GTATGAATCAATGGTTCGACAATTGCAGCTGGATGTTGAGAAAACAAAGCAGGCCAGGAAAATTTTTCCTGCACGAAAAGCATCCAAAGAATTTCCAAGGAGCAATAGCGAGAGtcggaaaaataaaattggaaaatcaGAAATTGgag CATCTTCGAAAATTTCGAGTACCCAGATGGCTAATTCATCATCCCTGGAGTCGATCTCAAAAGCAGATGAAAGCACGAATCGTTCGGTAAAAATTGCAGCCAAGAAGGAAAGCCAG AAAGCGAGCCGATGCTGGAAATAG
- the LOC117180287 gene encoding kinesin-like protein KIF20B isoform X1, with product MDEVLSIRPITSSVEQLGLIIHDEFLKKESEKRTMNASLETVQNSLTLTSKMKVFLRLRSLTPKLNSNAEDQDEIFVVLNSRNLLTKIPIADGTSSRRSKQPNSVETQNIRKYTFSSIFTPEVSQQQLFESTKQNIVEFLSGQSSTIMSYGTTNSGKTYTLFGNNTSPGIIPNSINYIFSKIDCSLTPWYKPTYGNNVVCLDETDRILEVDAREKLISCRLINKTQSSETFMKLEESNFKEESRFSDGFFYSIWLSFIEIYNETIFDLLAVDDEGRNMQLKLVTDKSGNTCLKGLRMVSVSTSLEAFQIMLAGKSRLSVASTAMNSKSSRSHSIFTMILMKYSKESDPEEVTISSLKFCDLAGTGGLRKTSDIQRVKEARSINASLLVLGRCLKSVREGQSSRQSIGINGPFRESNLTRMFQKALSGKENITLLVNINPTPELYVETQSVLNFSSLAKKVNLESAKQLRRSTDSQLTVRSSKWDTSLLPSIPQTPVKTDKIYEKSFEDLKEQNQALLKELSTLKTSALDKEFEIREELSQFYSSMMKDLEENWRKKYQEIEVEQKDLLKWSVNQVEDFYKERIDNITNRKRRRLSSGDHGDFDRSTLETLEEENAEATSKILSQKQVIENLRKKNEELGAQKSEFLFQLAITKKELKDLKELRRMNESINIEEEDNSVNRGRESFLFEFNEYWAKTTDLEEKLKEKTDLIHYLKNQLEEKEAEIFAMRDKWQKAETRGLIASRKVEELEAKLRDIPSSSFERPSEDRIIASSNVKMPSDSSSPDSMYKISMIEAESSLIDDYETPELCLKTLVRVPTLVPFELPEDSRLSFLDSSADKSVKSGPRSSEASGKDDSGILISSGSQRSSELNKIETDDKCSQVNIVQEEDIERIRERLESLKLEYGKLKTDYSSESSKAIELEVELISVRKSIMALEENCNFSKEKEADYESRLASKNEDLKRLSADKKQIEMRYNDVFKKLKLKSKEYEMKLDELYSSLEMREENGTRASKCLDEYIEKSASLESQLADARAQLEKSNIKCATEHVPKIDRLEKELFEKTLRVRELDGKMSEVERDLVRIAELNEKVKEFEEVLERCQKEKEDLRKQSQERSEDQSSLESKLKKLMMKVQERESEVLHLQTTLEQMKNANSVNSERADALSKEISESLLRVGNIKSELMRSEEARKELEWVSKEEVGFLRSRLSTFEKHGAFLSMICKKNENNEEEVNRLKLELCEKEREINLFKKNRDATILKYESMVRQLQLDVEKTKQARKIFPARKASKEFPRSNSESRKNKIGKSEIGASSKISSTQMANSSSLESISKADESTNRSVKIAAKKESQTESEPMLEIVTSKVQEFYRNVDSKSGTTFSRISDTEGSVASRNLEGWRH from the exons ATGGATGAAGTTTTGAGTATCAGACCGATCACCTCATCGGTTGAGCAATTAGGATTGATTATtcatgacgaatttttaaagaaagaatcaGAAAAAAGGACAATGAATGCCTCTCTGGAGACAGTTCAGAATTCCTTGACCCTTACAAgcaaaatgaaagtttttcttcGGCTGAGATCCTTAACCCCAAAGTTAAATTCTAATGCAGAGGATCAAGATGAAATTTTTGtcgttttaaattcaagaaaccTCCTGACGAAAATTCCAATTGCGGATGGTACTAGTAGCAGACGATCGAAACAGCCAAATAGTGTTGAGactcaaaatattagaaaatacacattttcaagtattttcacTCCAGAAGTCTCACAACAGCAACTTTTTGAG TCCACGAAACAGAATATTGTGGAGTTTCTCTCAGGTCAAAGTTCAACTATCATGAGTTACGGTACCACAAATTCAGGAAAAACGTACACTCTCTTTGGAAATAACACATCTCCGGGCATTATTCCAAACagtatcaattatattttttcaaaaattgactgCTCCCTAACACCCTGGTACAAACCCACTTATGGAAATAATGTCGTCTGCTTGGATGAGACTGACAGAATTTTAGAAGTCGATGCAAGAGAGAAGCTGATTTCGTGCAGATTGATTAATAAGACTCAAAGTTCGGAAACCTTTATGAAATTAGaggaaagcaatttcaaagaagaatctaGATTTTCTGATgggtttttttattcaatttggtTGTCCTTCATAGAAATTTATAATGAGACAATTTTTGACTTGTTGGCTGTTGATGATGAAGGGAGGAACATGCAGTTGAAACTGGTCACAGATAAAAGTGGCAATACTTGTTTAAAAGGACTCAGAATGGTTTCTGTCAGCACTAGCTTGGAGGCTTTTCAGATAATGTTGGCTGGAAAATCGAGATTGAGTGTTGCTTCCACTGCAATGAATTCTAAGAGTTCAAGGTCACATTCCATTTTCACTATGATCTTGATGAAGTATTCCAAGGAGTCTGATCCTGAAGAAGTAACT ATTAGTTCGCTCAAATTTTGTGATCTTGCTGGAACTGGAGGCCTTCGAAAAACTTCAGACATCCAGCGAGTGAAAGAAGCTCGAAGTATAAACGCCAGTCTTCTAGTTTTAGGCAGATGTTTGAAATCAGTTCGCGAAGGTCAATCATCTAGGCAGAGTATAGGTATCAATGGCCCCTTTAGAGAATCAAACTTGACCAGAATGTTCCAAAAAGCTCTTTCTGGAAAAGAAAATATCACCCTTCTAGTGAACATAAATCCCACTCCAGAACTTTACGTGGAAACCCAAAGTGTCCTAAATTTTTCATCACTTGCTAAGAAGGTAAATTTAGAATCTGCAAAACAATTGAGAAGGTCCACAGATTCCCAATTGACAGTTAGAAGTTCCAAATGGGatacttctctcctcccatcaatACCTCAAACTCCAGTGAAGACAgacaaaatttacgaaaaaagttttgaagacCTCAAAGAACAAAACCAAGCCTTGTTGAAGGAATTATCAACCCTAAAAACTTCTGCTTTggacaaagaatttgaaattcgtGAAGAACTTAGTCAATTTTATTCCTCGATGATGAAAGATTTGGAAGAGAATTGGAGGAAAAAGTATCAAGAAATAGAAGTAGAACAAAAGGATCTTTTGAAATGGTCAGTTAACCAGGTTGAAgatttttataaggagaggattGACAATATCACAAATCGAAAGCGCAGACGCTTGAGCAGTGGTGATCATGGCGATTTTGATAGATCGACTTTGGAGACTCTAGAGGAAGAAAATGCAGAAGCAACTTCCAAGATTCTTTCCCAAAAGCAAGTTATCGAAAATCTgagaaagaaaaatgaagaattaggTGCTCAGAAGAGCGAGTTTCTTTTCCAGTTGGCTATTAcaaagaaagagttaaaggatttaaaagaactAAGAAGAATGAATGAATCAATTAATATAGAAGAGGAAGACAACTCTGTCAATAGAGGAAGAGAATCTTTTCTTTTCGAGTTCAATGAATATTGGGCAAAGACAACTGACCTTGAGGAGAAACTCAAAGAGAAGACAGATCTGATCCATTATCTTAAAAATCAACTAGAAGAGAAAGAAGCAGAAATATTTGCAATGAGAGATAAGTGGCAGAAAGCAGAAACCAGAGGACTGATTGCATCCAGAAAAGTGGAAGAACTCGAAGCCAAATTGCGAGATATTCCTTCAAGTTCCTTTGAAAGACCATCAGAAGATCGAATCATTGCAAGCTCGAATGTGAAGATGCCCTCTGATTCTTCATCTCCAGATTCAATGTACAAAATTTCGATGATTGAGGCAGAAAGTTCACTCATCGATGACTATGAAACACCTGAACTTTGTTTGAAAACACTCGTCAGGGTTCCAACATTGGTTCCGTTCGAGTTGCCCGAAGACAGTAGATTAAGTTTCCTCGATTCATCTGCAGATAAATCAGTGAAAAGTGGTCCAAGGTCAAGCGAAGCAAGTGGAAAAGACGATTCTGGAATTCTGATATCTTCAGGGAGTCAAAGGTCGagtgaattgaataaaattgaaactgATGACAAATGCAGTCAAGTGAATATCGTCCAGGAAGAAGATATCGAAAGGATTAGGGAGAGACTTGAGTCTTTGAAACTGGAATATGGAAAATTAAAGACTGATTATTCCAGTGAGTCTTCCAAAGCGATAGAATTAGAAGTGGAGTTGATAAGTGTTCGGAAGTCGATAATGGCACTGGAAGAAAATTGTAACTTCAGTAAAGAGAAGGAAGCCGACTATGAAAGCAGACTAGCTTCAAAGAATGAAGATTTGAAACGTTTGAGTGCAGATAAAAAACAGATTGAGATGAGGTATAatgatgttttcaaaaaattaaagttaaagtcGAAAGAGTATGAGATGAAACTTGATGAATTGTATTCAAGTTTGGAAATGAGAGAGGAAAATGGAACTCGTGCTTCTAAGTGTCTGGATGAATATATAGAGAAATCTGCTAGTCTCGAAAGTCAGTTGGCAGATGCTCGTGCTCAATTGGAGAAATCAAATATTAAGTGTGCGACTGAGCATGTTCCTAAAATTGATAGGCTAGAGAAGGAATTGTTCGAGAAGACCTTAAGGGTTAGGGAATTGGATGGAAAGATGAGTGAAGTTGAGAGGGACCTGGTTAGAATTGCAGAACTTAATGAAAAG gtaaaagaatttgaagaagtcttggagagatgccaaaaagaaaaagaagatctAAGAAAACAGTCGCAAGAGAGATCAGAGGATCAATCATCTCTAGAAtcgaaactgaaaaaattaatgatgaaAGTTCAGGAACGTGAATCTGAAGTCTTACATTTGCAAACGACCCTTGAGCAAATGAAAAATGCAAATAGTGTCAACTCAGAAAGGGCTGATGCGTTAAGCAAGGAAATTTCCGAATCTCTTCTCAGAGTGGGAAACATTAAATCTGAGCTGATGAGATCCGAAGAAGCTCGAAAAGAATTAGAGTGGGTTTCAAAAGAGGAAGTTGGCTTCTTGCGTTCGAGATTATCGACTTTTGAAAAGCATGGGGCTTTTTTAAGCATGATTTGTAAGAAGAATGAAAATAATGAGGAGGAAGTGAATAGGTTGAAGCTTGAGTTATGTGAAAAGGAGAGAGAGAtcaatctttttaagaaaaacagaGATGCTACTATTCtcaa GTATGAATCAATGGTTCGACAATTGCAGCTGGATGTTGAGAAAACAAAGCAGGCCAGGAAAATTTTTCCTGCACGAAAAGCATCCAAAGAATTTCCAAGGAGCAATAGCGAGAGtcggaaaaataaaattggaaaatcaGAAATTGgag CATCTTCGAAAATTTCGAGTACCCAGATGGCTAATTCATCATCCCTGGAGTCGATCTCAAAAGCAGATGAAAGCACGAATCGTTCGGTAAAAATTGCAGCCAAGAAGGAAAGCCAG ACAGAAAGCGAGCCGATGCTGGAAATAGTCACGtcaaaagttcaagaattttatcGAAATGTCGATTCAAAGTCAGGAACTACTTTCAGTAGGATTTCTGATACCGAGGGTTCAGTGGCTTCAAGAAATCTAGAGGGATGGCGACATTGA